The following proteins are encoded in a genomic region of Arachis ipaensis cultivar K30076 chromosome B02, Araip1.1, whole genome shotgun sequence:
- the LOC107622895 gene encoding uncharacterized protein LOC107622895: MGILHKWWQVTWLIINVSFLFLSSSFVRGSIITDSLESLDDLLCKQAVNDVKGKFIKTAIVYEISIPSNLTGMKISAVRLRAVSFWNRGLNHSFLSLPPKVVAQPSMKRIAILYENLGKWSNLYFNVSNYTMIAPILGFIAYSSSEKELLDCQKIKIDTQGGNITIRFRNVSSHPKNVTPLCAKIGDNGTVEFSNMTKPYFCEAQSQGHYTLVIPSSSAKESSKLWWVLGFVIGLVVLILLALILVAIKIIKKRKIKEMEKVSEVEEAFDTFWIGDTKLPSASMIRTQPSLENEYHYRGGN; this comes from the coding sequence ATGGGGATCCTCCATAAATGGTGGCAAGTTACATGGTTGATTATCAATGTTTCTTTCTTGTTCTTATCATCATCTTTTGTTAGAGGCTCAATTATTACTGATAGCCTCGAATCGTTAGATGACTTGCTCTGCAAGCAAGCCGTGAACGATGTGAAAGGGAAGTTTATAAAAACAGCAATCGTCTACGAAATTTCGATCCCTTCCAACTTGACAGGAATGAAGATCTCCGCCGTGAGATTGCGCGCCGTTTCGTTCTGGAATCGAGGATTGAATCATAGCTTCCTTAGTCTTCCACCTAAGGTGGTGGCTCAACCTAGCATGAAGAGAATTGCAATACTATATGAAAACTTAGGCAAATGGTCAAATCTTTATTTCAATGTATCAAATTACACAATGATTGCTCCAATTCTTGGTTTCATTGCTTATAGTTCTTCAGAGAAAGAATTGTTAGATTGTCAAAAGATCAAAATTGACACTCAAGGAGGCAACATTACTATCCGGTTTCGAAACGTTTCGTCACACCCGAAAAACGTTACACCACTTTGTGCCAAGATTGGTGACAATGGCACGGTTGAATTTAGCAACATGACAAAGCCATATTTTTGTGAAGCACAAAGCCAAGGACATTACACACTTGTGATTCCATCTTCTTCAGCAAAAGAATCTTCTAAATTGTGGTGGGTGTTAGGGTTTGTAATAGGTCTTGTTGTGTTGATTTTATTGGCTTTGATCTTAGTAGCTATAAAGATTAttaagaagagaaaaataaaggaaatggaGAAGGTTtcagaagttgaagaagcttTTGATACATTCTGGATTGGTGACACAAAATTGCCATCAGCTAGCATGATTAGAACTCAACCATCTCTTGAGAATGAGTATCATTATCGTGgtggtaattaa
- the LOC107622914 gene encoding protein CURVATURE THYLAKOID 1A, chloroplastic, with amino-acid sequence MAAAATTVLLHPRIPTTTNVARCSALPYLPPRLSTSSFTTTPLFSTSLKHFSGSQKPCLLQTRASSEESGSVDANELFTDLKEKWDAVENKSTVLLYGGGAIVAVWLSSILVGAINSVPLLPKIMELVGLGYTGWFVYRYLLFKSSRKELAEDIDGLKKKITGTE; translated from the exons ATGGCGGCGGCTGCCACCACCGTGCTCCTCCATCCTAGGATTCCGACCACCACCAACGTTGCACGCTGCTCTGCTTTGCCTTATCTTCCTCCACGCCTCTCCACCTCCTCCTTCACCACCACCCCTTTGTTCTCAACTTCCCTCAAACACTTTTCAG GGTCCCAAAAACCTTGTCTGCTTCAAACAAGAGCTTCATCGGAGGAATCCGGTTCAGTAGACGCGAACGAGTTGTTCACAGATTTGAAGGAAAAG TGGGATGCTGTTGAAAACAAGTCCACAGTACTTCTTTATGGTGGCGGCGCCATAGTTGCTGTTTGGCTATCTTCAATTCTTGTTGGTGCAATAAACTCAGTTCCCTTG CTTCCAAAGATTATGGAGTTGGTAGGGCTAGGGTACACTGGATGGTTCGTCTACCGATACCTTCTGTTCAAG TCTAGCAGAAAGGAGCTAGCTGAGGATATTGATGGACTGAAGAAGAAAATCACTGGAACTGAATAG